From a single Paraburkholderia edwinii genomic region:
- a CDS encoding SDR family oxidoreductase yields the protein MDLGIAGKTALVFGAAGGLGGAIARALAAEGARIAVADINADAMSQTVADIRAAGAEALPLQWDLSDLSIVESRIEAIRDAFGNIDILVNNTGGPPPTPAAGQSVDLWTKSFQSMVMSVIAITDQVLPGMRERKWGRVITSTSSGVVAPIAGLGISNALRMSLVGWSKTLAREVGRDGITTNIVLPGRIATPRITFLDEQKAKREGRSVEEVSAESVASIPVGRYGNPREYAAAVTFLASQQAGYITGSVIRVDGGLIASV from the coding sequence TTGGATCTGGGAATTGCTGGAAAAACCGCACTCGTATTCGGCGCGGCGGGCGGCCTCGGCGGCGCCATTGCGCGAGCGCTGGCGGCCGAAGGCGCGCGCATCGCCGTCGCCGACATCAATGCAGACGCCATGTCGCAGACCGTTGCGGACATCCGCGCCGCGGGCGCCGAAGCACTGCCGCTGCAGTGGGATCTGTCCGATCTGAGCATCGTCGAAAGCCGGATCGAGGCGATCCGCGACGCGTTCGGCAATATTGACATCCTCGTCAACAATACCGGTGGACCGCCGCCGACGCCGGCCGCGGGCCAGTCGGTCGATCTGTGGACGAAAAGCTTTCAGTCGATGGTGATGTCTGTCATTGCGATTACGGATCAGGTGCTGCCCGGCATGCGTGAACGCAAGTGGGGCCGCGTGATCACCAGCACGTCGTCGGGCGTGGTCGCACCGATCGCCGGACTCGGCATTTCGAACGCGCTGCGTATGTCGCTCGTCGGTTGGTCGAAGACGCTCGCGCGCGAAGTGGGCCGCGACGGCATCACGACCAATATCGTGCTGCCCGGGCGTATCGCCACGCCGCGCATCACGTTCCTAGACGAACAGAAGGCGAAGCGCGAAGGGCGCAGTGTCGAGGAAGTCAGTGCGGAAAGCGTCGCGTCGATTCCGGTTGGACGCTATGGCAATCCGCGCGAGTATGCGGCGGCGGTGACGTTCCTCGCGAGCCAGCAGGCCGGTTACATCACCGGCTCGGTGATTCGCGTCGATGGCGGACTGATCGCCAGCGTTTGA
- the cls gene encoding cardiolipin synthase, translating into MPTIALIVLTVVVTLVVVLLIANLTSGEKKIEHKIERLYPSEDPQFMRSMGLLLGPPVVGGNRFDVLVNGDEIFPSMLEGIRSARHTITFETFIYWSGAIGEDIAQALSDQARAGIAVHVLLDWVGSSKMDKRYLQMLRDAGAEVIQYHKPHWTGLGRMNDRTHRKLLVIDGRIGFTGGVGIADEWTGHAQDEKHWRDTHFRVEGPAVGQMQAVFMDNWVKATGNVLHGPHYFPEIGAAGDGLAHMFSSSPSGGSDDMQLMYLMAITAATHSIHLSSAYFVPDKLTINAIVEAAKRGVKVRIITPGKRIDTHTVREASRACWGDLLAAGVEMHEYQPTMFHCKLLVVDEYLVSVGSTNFDNRSFKLNDEANLNIYDRDFAQQQTAIFDADIAHAKRITLDDWRRRPLVEKLLERVVALLDPQL; encoded by the coding sequence ATGCCGACGATTGCCCTGATTGTCCTGACCGTCGTAGTAACGCTCGTCGTCGTACTGCTGATCGCGAACCTGACGAGCGGCGAAAAGAAGATCGAGCACAAGATCGAACGGCTGTATCCCAGCGAAGATCCGCAGTTCATGCGCTCGATGGGGCTGCTGCTCGGGCCGCCGGTCGTCGGAGGCAATCGCTTCGACGTGCTTGTGAACGGCGACGAGATCTTTCCGTCGATGCTGGAAGGCATCCGCTCGGCGCGTCACACAATCACTTTCGAAACCTTCATTTACTGGTCCGGCGCGATCGGCGAGGACATTGCGCAAGCGCTATCCGACCAGGCACGCGCGGGTATCGCCGTGCATGTGCTGCTCGATTGGGTCGGCTCCTCGAAGATGGACAAGCGCTATCTGCAGATGCTGCGAGACGCCGGCGCCGAAGTGATTCAGTATCACAAGCCGCACTGGACAGGCCTCGGCCGCATGAACGACCGCACCCACCGCAAGCTGCTCGTGATCGACGGACGCATCGGCTTCACAGGCGGCGTGGGTATCGCCGACGAATGGACGGGGCACGCACAGGACGAGAAGCACTGGCGCGACACGCACTTTCGTGTAGAAGGCCCTGCCGTCGGACAGATGCAGGCGGTCTTTATGGACAACTGGGTCAAAGCAACAGGGAATGTGCTGCATGGCCCGCACTATTTTCCGGAGATCGGCGCCGCGGGCGACGGCCTCGCGCATATGTTCAGCAGTTCGCCGTCGGGCGGCAGCGACGATATGCAGCTGATGTACCTGATGGCGATCACCGCCGCGACGCATTCCATTCACTTGTCGAGCGCGTACTTCGTGCCCGACAAGCTGACGATCAACGCGATCGTCGAAGCGGCAAAACGCGGCGTGAAGGTGCGCATTATCACGCCCGGCAAGCGCATCGACACCCATACGGTGCGCGAGGCGTCGCGTGCGTGCTGGGGCGACCTGCTCGCGGCAGGCGTCGAGATGCATGAGTACCAGCCGACGATGTTCCACTGCAAGCTGCTTGTGGTCGACGAGTATCTGGTATCGGTTGGCTCGACTAACTTTGATAACCGCTCGTTCAAGCTCAACGATGAGGCGAATCTCAACATCTACGACCGCGATTTTGCGCAGCAGCAAACAGCGATCTTCGACGCCGACATCGCCCACGCAAAACGCATCACGCTCGACGACTGGCGCCGCCGCCCACTCGTCGAAAAGCTGCTGGAGCGCGTTGTCGCGCTGCTCGACCCGCAACTTTAG
- a CDS encoding dihydrodipicolinate synthase family protein produces MSNLLNPTAKGVFLIAVTPFTDSGALDLESTDRMVDFYLERGATGLTILGILGEATKLTADESRTFVKRVLARVADRVPVVVGASAAGFAPMRELSASVMDMGASGVMVAPAPTLRTDDQIVAYFDMVNETLGDACPWVLQDHPVSTGVQMSTPVVLRILKNSPTCVMLKHEDCPGLAKLSAIRAASDKGEVKRVSILTGNGGGLFLPEELTRGADGAMTGFAYPEMMVDVCKAHANGDIERAHDLFDAYLPLARYEQQSGIGLAVRKHIMAQRGVIASAALRKPGPKLSATDIADIERLVRRQTKRLSEIQ; encoded by the coding sequence ATGAGCAACCTGTTGAATCCCACTGCCAAAGGCGTTTTTCTGATCGCGGTGACGCCTTTCACCGATAGCGGCGCACTCGATCTCGAGAGTACCGATCGCATGGTGGATTTCTATCTGGAGCGCGGCGCAACCGGCCTGACGATTCTCGGCATCCTCGGCGAAGCGACCAAGCTGACGGCCGACGAGTCGCGCACCTTCGTCAAGCGCGTACTCGCGCGCGTGGCCGATCGCGTGCCGGTGGTGGTCGGCGCATCGGCCGCGGGTTTCGCGCCGATGCGCGAACTGTCCGCAAGCGTGATGGACATGGGCGCCTCCGGCGTCATGGTTGCTCCAGCTCCGACACTGCGCACCGACGACCAGATCGTCGCCTATTTCGACATGGTCAACGAGACCTTAGGCGACGCTTGCCCGTGGGTTCTGCAGGATCATCCGGTCTCAACGGGTGTGCAGATGTCCACGCCCGTGGTGCTGCGAATCCTCAAGAACTCGCCGACCTGCGTGATGCTCAAGCACGAAGATTGTCCGGGCCTCGCGAAGCTCTCGGCTATCCGCGCGGCGAGCGATAAGGGCGAGGTCAAGCGTGTTTCGATCCTGACCGGCAATGGCGGCGGTCTCTTTCTGCCTGAAGAACTGACGCGCGGCGCCGACGGTGCGATGACCGGTTTCGCCTACCCCGAGATGATGGTCGACGTATGCAAGGCCCATGCGAATGGCGATATCGAACGCGCACACGACCTGTTCGACGCCTACCTGCCGCTCGCGCGCTATGAGCAGCAGTCGGGCATCGGCCTAGCGGTACGCAAGCACATCATGGCGCAGCGCGGCGTGATCGCTTCGGCGGCGTTGCGCAAACCCGGTCCCAAGCTTTCTGCCACCGATATCGCCGATATCGAGCGCCTTGTCAGGCGGCAGACGAAGCGCCTTAGCGAGATTCAATAA
- a CDS encoding c-type cytochrome — MIFIAAAMPIRTHAGSGQADRPPSNDNIVSTWRILRAVDCARCHGKDYEGLAAPSIVDYARTQSREMFDRMVLDGDPPRGMPAYRDNPQIAGHIDDIYRYFVGRANGTIRAGAPQPQPQSK, encoded by the coding sequence TTGATTTTCATTGCGGCGGCCATGCCGATACGCACCCATGCAGGCTCCGGGCAGGCCGACCGTCCGCCATCCAACGATAACATCGTCAGCACCTGGCGCATCCTGCGCGCGGTCGACTGCGCCCGCTGTCATGGCAAGGATTACGAAGGGCTGGCCGCACCGTCGATTGTCGACTACGCGCGCACGCAAAGCCGTGAGATGTTTGACCGCATGGTCCTTGACGGCGACCCGCCGCGCGGAATGCCCGCGTATCGCGACAACCCGCAGATTGCCGGGCACATCGACGATATCTACCGGTACTTCGTCGGCCGTGCGAACGGCACCATTCGCGCTGGCGCACCGCAGCCACAGCCGCAGTCAAAGTGA
- a CDS encoding methyl-accepting chemotaxis protein: MWVGLLLLAGSAVFESHKTMLEERKATIRSVVESATAVVADLAARADRHEISVEDAKQQAIARLKAMRYGKGGYLFIMDSYPRVLMHPVLPDLLKKDVRENKDPNGKLLFVEQVRAAQNADGEGYAEFEGRVPNSSGGSGFTYETKISFIKQFKPWDWYIDSGLYLTDVAAAFHRLLLEYLLIVLAIGAVVSAAMILISRSVRRSLGGDPSQAARIATQIANGDLSAAVETVPSDRESMLYSMRQMQEHLTQMIGKIMVSADSIATATDEIASGTTDLSSRTEEQAASLQETASSMEELTGAVRQNAENARQATSVAGDASRVAQRGGEVVGRVVETMRGITDSSSKVAEIITVIEGIAFQTNILALNAAVEAARAGEQGRGFAVVAGEVRTLAQRSATAAKEIKELISESVERVGSGSKQVEEAGSTIDEVVRSVARVTAIMKEISAASDEQSTGIDQVNRAITQMDQVTQQNAALVEQATAAAQSMAEQAQLLRNSVAVFKVGDAAHARVPQLETSLRF; the protein is encoded by the coding sequence ATGTGGGTAGGTCTTCTGCTGCTTGCCGGCAGCGCGGTGTTCGAATCGCACAAAACGATGCTCGAGGAGCGCAAGGCCACCATCCGAAGCGTGGTCGAATCGGCGACGGCGGTTGTGGCCGATCTCGCCGCGCGCGCCGACCGCCATGAGATTTCCGTCGAAGACGCCAAACAGCAGGCCATCGCTCGCCTCAAAGCGATGCGATACGGCAAGGGCGGTTACCTCTTCATCATGGATTCGTATCCGCGGGTGCTGATGCATCCGGTGCTGCCCGATCTGCTCAAGAAGGATGTACGGGAGAACAAGGATCCGAACGGCAAGCTGCTGTTCGTCGAACAGGTGCGCGCCGCTCAGAACGCAGACGGCGAAGGCTACGCGGAATTCGAGGGGCGCGTACCAAATAGCTCGGGCGGATCCGGCTTTACCTACGAAACCAAGATCTCCTTTATCAAACAGTTCAAGCCATGGGACTGGTACATCGATTCCGGTCTGTACCTGACTGACGTCGCCGCGGCCTTTCACCGGTTACTGCTCGAATATCTGTTGATCGTGCTCGCCATCGGCGCGGTCGTATCGGCGGCGATGATACTGATTAGCCGCAGTGTGCGCCGCAGTCTTGGCGGTGACCCGTCGCAGGCCGCGCGGATCGCCACGCAAATCGCCAACGGCGACCTCAGCGCGGCGGTCGAAACGGTGCCCAGCGATCGCGAAAGCATGCTGTACTCGATGCGGCAAATGCAGGAACACCTGACGCAGATGATCGGCAAGATCATGGTGTCCGCCGATTCGATTGCCACCGCCACCGACGAAATCGCCTCCGGCACGACCGATCTGTCCAGCCGCACCGAAGAACAGGCTGCGTCGTTGCAGGAAACCGCATCGAGCATGGAAGAGCTGACCGGAGCAGTCCGCCAGAACGCCGAAAACGCGCGGCAGGCCACCTCGGTTGCGGGCGACGCCTCACGCGTCGCACAGCGCGGCGGCGAGGTGGTCGGACGCGTGGTCGAGACGATGCGCGGCATTACCGATAGCTCGTCGAAGGTGGCCGAGATCATCACGGTTATCGAAGGCATCGCGTTTCAGACCAATATCCTGGCGCTCAATGCCGCTGTCGAAGCGGCGCGCGCGGGCGAACAGGGGCGCGGATTCGCTGTGGTAGCGGGTGAAGTTCGCACGCTCGCGCAGCGCAGCGCCACGGCCGCGAAGGAAATCAAGGAGCTGATCAGCGAGTCGGTCGAGCGCGTCGGTTCGGGCTCGAAGCAGGTCGAAGAAGCGGGCAGCACGATCGACGAAGTGGTCCGCTCGGTGGCGCGCGTCACGGCCATCATGAAAGAGATTTCGGCCGCCTCCGACGAGCAGAGCACCGGTATCGACCAGGTCAACCGGGCCATCACGCAGATGGATCAGGTCACGCAACAAAACGCCGCGCTCGTCGAACAGGCGACCGCGGCGGCGCAATCCATGGCCGAGCAGGCTCAACTGCTACGCAATTCGGTAGCGGTATTCAAGGTGGGAGACGCCGCTCACGCACGCGTGCCCCAGCTCGAAACTTCGTTACGGTTCTAG
- a CDS encoding sulfatase-like hydrolase/transferase: MRLKPTLLVKIGLLLLVINATNHGAFSRAHFLLVDKRLITLVIFGAIWILSLAAILAAAFHPSPVVRLFWAVPLSVAGTAAFAYYAVQQSEFFIFDVLNFWSARHDTNRALDFYSGAIVPSLTVFFVSFVAFSMPTGLSTEVHRPMRFALSMAPLLPIVLMILVVLYRDGKGSDAMPKQFAPLSLTVLAAYKIDTGRFPDRHQVQLTPGTPLVRALVLMVDESVRADHVSLEPGNPYTPEWAAVRQPWIDFSPAVSGSNCSNNSNALLRFMANPRNLSTSITTNPTVWQYAKAAGFRTVYIDAQAGFISAYGKLQNYMTPAETNSIDRLYKLDASIPTHQLDDELVRITLSELSRGDRVFIYANKNGAHFPYVNDAPGDKKPPVAIDGNFVGNDPATLATYASAVRWSTDRTMAKLTRDANWNGMTMIYTSDHGQNFSPGHLTHCSSASNVDPQEGIVPLMVATEDPGLRQRFTGVSQRFPGHGSHFAIAPTLMELMGYAPADIASIYDESLLHNLDTKPRFVSDDLFGVFSSQANWHDVDPFTQRPRTQTARQHSVQAQVN, encoded by the coding sequence ATGAGACTTAAGCCAACTCTGCTGGTAAAGATCGGATTACTGCTTCTGGTGATCAATGCCACGAACCATGGCGCATTCAGTCGCGCGCATTTTCTGCTTGTCGATAAGCGTTTAATAACGCTTGTGATATTCGGCGCGATCTGGATCCTCTCGCTTGCCGCCATTCTCGCCGCCGCCTTCCATCCCTCCCCTGTCGTGCGTCTGTTCTGGGCGGTTCCACTCAGCGTCGCCGGGACGGCGGCCTTTGCCTACTATGCGGTTCAGCAATCCGAGTTCTTCATATTCGATGTGCTGAACTTCTGGTCCGCCCGCCATGACACGAATCGGGCACTGGATTTCTATTCCGGCGCGATCGTACCGTCGCTGACTGTCTTCTTTGTGAGCTTCGTGGCGTTCTCCATGCCAACCGGTTTGTCCACCGAAGTTCATCGCCCGATGCGGTTTGCGCTTTCCATGGCACCGTTGCTGCCCATCGTGCTTATGATCCTCGTCGTGCTTTATCGCGACGGCAAAGGCTCGGATGCCATGCCCAAGCAGTTTGCGCCACTGTCGCTCACTGTCCTCGCCGCCTACAAGATCGACACCGGCCGATTTCCCGACCGCCATCAGGTGCAATTGACGCCGGGTACGCCACTGGTCCGCGCGCTGGTTCTGATGGTCGATGAAAGCGTGCGCGCCGACCATGTGAGCCTCGAACCGGGCAACCCATACACCCCCGAATGGGCCGCGGTGCGCCAGCCCTGGATCGATTTCAGTCCTGCGGTGTCGGGCAGCAATTGTTCCAACAATTCGAACGCGCTGCTGCGCTTTATGGCCAACCCGCGCAATCTCTCGACCAGCATCACGACGAACCCGACCGTCTGGCAATACGCGAAAGCGGCCGGATTCCGCACCGTCTATATCGACGCGCAGGCCGGCTTTATCAGCGCCTATGGCAAGCTGCAAAACTATATGACGCCCGCGGAGACGAACTCGATCGACCGTCTCTACAAACTGGACGCGAGCATTCCCACGCACCAGCTCGACGACGAACTCGTCCGTATCACGTTGTCCGAACTGAGCCGCGGCGATCGCGTGTTTATCTACGCGAACAAGAATGGCGCCCATTTCCCTTACGTGAACGACGCGCCCGGCGACAAAAAGCCTCCCGTTGCCATCGACGGCAATTTCGTCGGCAACGATCCGGCCACGCTTGCAACCTATGCCAGTGCCGTGCGCTGGTCGACCGATCGAACCATGGCGAAGCTGACACGCGACGCGAACTGGAACGGCATGACGATGATCTACACGTCCGACCATGGCCAGAACTTCAGCCCGGGACACTTGACCCATTGCAGTTCCGCCAGCAATGTCGATCCTCAGGAAGGCATCGTTCCGTTGATGGTCGCCACGGAAGACCCAGGCCTGAGGCAACGCTTCACCGGCGTGTCGCAGCGCTTCCCGGGGCATGGCTCGCATTTCGCCATCGCGCCGACGCTGATGGAACTGATGGGATATGCGCCCGCGGACATCGCATCGATCTACGACGAATCGCTTCTGCACAATCTCGATACCAAACCGCGCTTCGTTTCCGACGACCTGTTCGGCGTATTCAGCTCGCAAGCCAACTGGCACGACGTCGACCCGTTCACGCAGCGGCCTCGTACGCAAACTGCCAGGCAGCATTCGGTTCAGGCGCAGGTCAATTAA
- a CDS encoding MFS transporter has protein sequence MDTMQQLSEKTVIRKIFWRVIPLLMVLYVISFIDRINVGFAALTMNKDIGLTPYLFGLGSGIFFVGYFIFEIPSNVMMVRVGARRWIARILLTWGVFACAMALATGPTSFIALRFLLGLAEAGFFPGVILYLTYWFPVRYRARIVSAFMLSIPVSIAVGAPLSTLILQMNGMLGIKGWQWLFIIEGLPAIIGAFFALRLLTDRPERATWLTESEREWLSKELAADDASASSDSKIGGLGKALLNPTVLMLAFIYFCATGANLGLSFFLPQIIKQQGYSNVTVGLITSIPYIAGCIGMLIVGNLSDRFNERRWFLAATMVLAAGGLIAAGALGASVWSIVALSVAAIGIFGCKGPFWSLPSFYLRGQAAAGGIAFINAIGNLGGFAGPYLVGLFKRSSNSYADGLCALAAFCVAALVVTALFIRPRQAQQAAMFPHLAAGNDDAK, from the coding sequence ATGGACACCATGCAACAGCTCAGCGAAAAAACTGTCATTCGCAAGATTTTCTGGCGAGTGATCCCGCTTCTGATGGTTCTGTACGTGATCTCGTTTATCGACCGCATCAATGTCGGCTTTGCGGCATTGACCATGAACAAGGATATCGGTCTCACGCCTTATCTGTTCGGCTTGGGCTCGGGCATCTTCTTCGTCGGTTACTTTATCTTCGAAATTCCCAGCAACGTCATGATGGTGCGGGTCGGCGCCCGCAGATGGATTGCGCGCATCCTGCTGACATGGGGCGTGTTCGCCTGTGCAATGGCGCTCGCGACCGGGCCGACGAGCTTTATCGCGCTACGGTTTCTGCTGGGCCTCGCGGAAGCGGGCTTTTTCCCGGGCGTGATTCTTTATCTGACGTACTGGTTTCCCGTCCGTTATCGCGCACGTATCGTCTCGGCGTTCATGCTTTCTATTCCCGTTTCGATTGCAGTCGGCGCGCCGCTCTCTACGCTGATTCTGCAAATGAACGGCATGCTGGGCATAAAGGGATGGCAATGGCTTTTCATCATCGAGGGGTTGCCCGCGATCATCGGCGCTTTCTTCGCGCTGCGCCTGCTGACGGACCGTCCGGAGCGCGCGACCTGGCTGACTGAGAGCGAGCGCGAATGGCTTAGCAAGGAACTGGCGGCAGACGACGCTTCGGCATCGTCAGATAGCAAGATTGGCGGCCTCGGCAAAGCGCTGTTGAATCCGACCGTGCTGATGCTCGCGTTCATCTACTTCTGCGCGACGGGCGCGAACCTTGGGCTTTCGTTCTTTCTGCCGCAAATCATCAAGCAGCAAGGCTATAGCAACGTCACCGTCGGATTGATCACGTCGATTCCGTATATCGCGGGATGTATCGGCATGCTGATCGTGGGCAACCTGTCCGACCGCTTCAACGAACGGCGCTGGTTCCTCGCTGCGACGATGGTGCTGGCCGCAGGCGGTCTGATCGCCGCCGGCGCACTGGGCGCGTCGGTCTGGTCGATTGTGGCGCTGAGCGTGGCCGCGATCGGGATCTTCGGTTGCAAGGGGCCCTTCTGGTCGCTGCCGTCGTTTTATCTTCGTGGCCAGGCAGCTGCGGGGGGCATTGCGTTCATTAATGCGATCGGCAATCTGGGCGGATTTGCAGGCCCTTATCTCGTCGGCTTGTTCAAACGCTCGTCGAACAGCTATGCGGATGGGCTCTGCGCGCTCGCCGCGTTCTGCGTAGCGGCTTTAGTGGTGACGGCGCTGTTTATCCGGCCGCGGCAAGCACAGCAAGCTGCGATGTTCCCCCACCTTGCAGCCGGTAACGACGACGCCAAGTAA
- a CDS encoding LysR family transcriptional regulator: MIRNLRTFVVAAETESFSAAGNRLGLTQSAVSTQIRRLEEELGYALFDRTGKSVTLSSEGRDVLDQAARILESFEGLKQGPGGTARRVINVGAISTVQNSFLTKALLRFRREHAKANINIVPGTSIQLLTRVDSQDLDVAVMIKPHLGLPADLKWLPLLQERYVGVAPEGSPDDLGELFRQQPFIRYDRRSHGGHLVDRFLKRHGLWTMDSIEVDEPSVILRMVSEGLGCSIIPGELIPVARTAGIKVIALPGHPLAREIGILIRRSAMNRQPALALIESLTAEAQAMRS; encoded by the coding sequence ATGATCCGCAATCTCCGCACCTTCGTCGTAGCTGCTGAAACCGAATCGTTCTCGGCGGCCGGTAACCGGCTGGGTTTGACTCAATCCGCGGTTAGCACGCAAATACGGCGGCTCGAGGAAGAGTTGGGCTATGCGTTGTTCGACCGCACGGGTAAATCGGTCACGCTAAGCAGCGAGGGCCGCGACGTGCTCGATCAGGCGGCGCGCATTCTGGAATCGTTCGAGGGCCTGAAGCAGGGCCCGGGCGGCACGGCGCGACGCGTGATCAACGTGGGCGCCATTTCCACCGTGCAGAACAGCTTTCTGACGAAAGCCTTGCTGCGGTTTCGCCGCGAGCACGCGAAGGCGAACATCAATATCGTGCCGGGCACGTCGATCCAGTTGCTCACGCGCGTCGATTCACAAGATCTCGACGTTGCGGTGATGATCAAACCTCACCTCGGCTTGCCTGCCGATCTGAAGTGGCTTCCGCTATTGCAGGAACGCTACGTCGGCGTGGCGCCTGAAGGTTCACCCGACGATCTGGGCGAACTCTTTCGCCAGCAGCCCTTTATTCGTTATGACCGGCGTTCGCACGGTGGCCACCTCGTGGACCGCTTTTTGAAGCGGCATGGTTTGTGGACCATGGATAGCATCGAAGTGGACGAGCCGTCAGTGATCCTGAGAATGGTGAGCGAGGGCTTGGGATGCTCGATTATTCCCGGCGAACTGATTCCGGTGGCGCGTACGGCGGGGATCAAGGTGATTGCATTGCCGGGTCACCCGCTCGCGCGTGAGATCGGCATTCTGATCCGGCGATCGGCGATGAACCGGCAGCCGGCGCTGGCACTCATTGAAAGTCTTACGGCTGAAGCGCAGGCGATGCGAAGTTAG